From Psychroflexus torquis ATCC 700755, the proteins below share one genomic window:
- the dinB gene encoding DNA polymerase IV, translated as MDFMKHLRKIIHVDMDAFYASVEQLDDPSLSGKALAVGGSSRRGVVAAASYEARKFGVKSAMSGRLATRLCPHLIFVKPRFERYKEISQIIRKVFFEYTDLVEPLSLDEAYLDVTVNKFNYPSATILAREIREKIKDRTGLNASAGISINKFIAKIASDINKPNGQKTIPPEDVIDFLETLDIRKFHGVGKVTQEKMYGLGIFTGVDLKLKTLEYLQDHFGKSGLHYFNVVRGVHLSDVKPSRIRKSLGAERTFSKNISSEIYMLEKLEDIAEEVERRLKGSRVAGKTITLKLKTSDFNIQTRSKTLKFFISSKALIMEETKALLFQEPIKDSIRLLGISLSNLNTDKTTKDTPKLKEEQLKLPF; from the coding sequence ATGGATTTTATGAAACATCTTCGCAAGATTATACACGTAGACATGGACGCTTTTTACGCCTCAGTGGAGCAGCTAGATGATCCCTCTTTATCTGGAAAAGCGCTTGCTGTTGGGGGAAGTTCCAGACGCGGTGTTGTAGCCGCAGCTAGTTATGAAGCTAGAAAGTTTGGAGTGAAAAGTGCTATGAGTGGCAGGCTAGCGACTAGATTATGTCCCCACCTTATTTTTGTAAAACCACGGTTTGAGCGCTACAAAGAAATTTCACAAATCATCCGTAAAGTCTTTTTTGAATACACCGATTTGGTGGAGCCCCTGTCTCTCGATGAAGCTTATTTAGATGTAACCGTCAATAAATTTAACTATCCCAGCGCCACTATTTTAGCAAGGGAAATACGAGAGAAAATAAAAGATAGGACTGGACTTAATGCTTCGGCAGGTATTTCTATAAATAAATTTATCGCAAAAATTGCCAGTGACATCAATAAACCAAATGGACAAAAAACTATTCCACCAGAAGATGTAATAGATTTCCTGGAGACGCTAGACATAAGAAAGTTTCACGGCGTAGGAAAAGTGACTCAAGAAAAGATGTATGGCTTAGGTATTTTTACAGGAGTCGATTTAAAGCTTAAAACCTTGGAGTACTTACAAGACCACTTTGGAAAAAGCGGTTTACATTATTTTAATGTAGTTCGCGGTGTTCATTTAAGTGACGTGAAGCCTTCTCGAATCAGAAAGTCTCTTGGAGCTGAAAGAACATTTTCAAAAAATATTTCTTCTGAAATTTATATGTTAGAAAAGCTTGAAGATATCGCAGAAGAAGTTGAAAGACGATTAAAGGGAAGTAGAGTTGCTGGTAAAACCATTACCCTAAAACTAAAAACCAGCGATTTCAATATTCAAACTCGAAGTAAAACCTTAAAGTTCTTCATTTCCTCCAAAGCCTTGATCATGGAAGAAACCAAGGCTTTACTCTTTCAAGAGCCTATTAAAGACTCCATCCGTTTACTGGGTATTTCTCTTTCTAACCTCAACACAGATAAAACAACAAAGGACACCCCGAAATTGAAGGAAGAACAATTGAAACTACCGTTTTAA
- a CDS encoding heavy-metal-associated domain-containing protein, whose protein sequence is MTHTYKVTGMTCQYCKASVKEGLEHLEHVKSVSVNLEAEEAEIDMEQHIEASTLQEAISKKYQISKKSDFKDTSGANLQEQSKFQQLFPLFLIFGYITAASVLLNFSSWELDSFMFDFMGLFYIVFSFFKFLDYTGFPASFQMYDPLAKALPMYGWIYPFLETALGLMFLLRFEMDIALVTTIIILGITTIGVTKSLFSNKTIKCACLGTALNLPMTEATFIENTIMLVMAVWMLAF, encoded by the coding sequence ATGACACATACCTATAAAGTGACTGGCATGACCTGCCAATATTGTAAAGCAAGCGTAAAAGAAGGGCTAGAACATCTAGAACATGTTAAGTCCGTTTCTGTCAATCTAGAAGCTGAGGAAGCTGAAATTGACATGGAACAGCATATAGAAGCATCTACCCTTCAAGAAGCTATTTCAAAGAAATATCAGATCTCTAAAAAATCTGATTTCAAAGACACTTCGGGTGCAAACCTTCAAGAACAGTCTAAGTTTCAACAACTTTTCCCCTTGTTTCTGATCTTTGGATATATCACAGCGGCTTCAGTACTATTGAATTTCTCTTCTTGGGAACTGGATTCGTTTATGTTCGACTTTATGGGTCTATTTTATATTGTTTTTAGTTTTTTCAAGTTTTTGGATTATACAGGATTTCCTGCATCTTTTCAGATGTACGATCCTTTGGCCAAAGCTCTCCCGATGTATGGCTGGATCTATCCGTTTTTAGAAACGGCCTTAGGCTTGATGTTCTTGTTAAGATTCGAGATGGATATAGCTTTAGTAACAACAATTATCATTTTAGGAATAACAACCATAGGGGTAACCAAATCTCTGTTTTCTAATAAAACTATTAAATGTGCGTGTTTGGGAACAGCACTTAACTTGCCAATGACAGAAGCTACTTTTATAGAAAATACCATTATGCTCGTAATGGCAGTATGGATGTTGGCGTTTTAA
- a CDS encoding TolC family protein has product MFSWSSFSQSLEDLQHRAAENNLELKAQFKSFEAQLEGITHAISWQDPNLSFGYFISPIETRVGPQIARFSLTQKLPWFGTYKVKGDIATFRAEAEFEKFQDQKLKLFLNVAQKYYDLLALRYITELETKQLEILENLKAIVESNYKNNKARLVDILRVDLEMDKQLSTIQVLKDQDQAFVTQLNQLMDRKLNTPVQILNPKQILEQNEWIEIDSMVRNHPRLEVIRKLKASNEAESELAKKEAMPQFGLGLDYAIIQDRNVQNAEAGQDAIMPMLSVSLPIFGKKNTSRKKAVSLQGESIEFQLENEESRLETEIQVALYKQDELFSLLSLYDKQLLSLKDILQLSETALANASMGIEEVLRLQEERLLYEKQRAKTLADLQKTDETLIYLTSNSDL; this is encoded by the coding sequence ATGTTCAGCTGGTCCTCTTTTAGTCAAAGTCTCGAAGACTTACAACACCGAGCGGCTGAAAACAATTTGGAATTGAAAGCGCAATTCAAGAGTTTTGAAGCACAACTTGAAGGTATCACACACGCCATATCTTGGCAAGACCCCAACTTGAGTTTTGGGTATTTTATAAGTCCAATAGAAACCCGAGTTGGTCCTCAGATTGCAAGATTTTCGTTGACTCAAAAGTTGCCTTGGTTCGGAACCTATAAAGTTAAAGGCGACATTGCTACGTTTAGAGCTGAAGCTGAATTTGAAAAATTCCAAGATCAAAAATTGAAGTTATTTCTTAATGTTGCTCAGAAGTATTACGATCTTCTGGCCTTAAGGTACATCACAGAACTTGAAACGAAACAACTTGAGATTTTAGAAAATCTCAAGGCTATAGTAGAATCTAACTACAAAAATAATAAAGCCAGGTTGGTTGATATTTTGAGAGTAGATCTGGAAATGGATAAACAGTTGAGTACAATTCAAGTTTTAAAAGACCAAGACCAAGCTTTTGTCACGCAACTCAATCAATTGATGGACAGGAAGTTGAACACTCCTGTTCAAATTTTAAATCCAAAGCAGATTCTGGAACAAAATGAATGGATTGAAATAGATTCTATGGTTAGAAATCACCCTCGACTTGAAGTGATTCGCAAATTGAAAGCCTCCAATGAGGCAGAAAGCGAGTTAGCCAAAAAAGAAGCGATGCCACAGTTTGGTTTAGGATTGGATTATGCTATTATCCAAGACCGAAATGTTCAAAATGCAGAGGCTGGACAGGATGCGATTATGCCAATGCTATCGGTGAGCTTACCTATTTTCGGTAAGAAGAACACATCTAGAAAAAAGGCAGTTTCTCTACAAGGAGAATCTATTGAATTCCAATTGGAAAACGAAGAGTCGCGTTTGGAAACTGAAATTCAAGTTGCTCTTTATAAACAAGATGAACTTTTTAGTCTGCTTAGCTTATACGATAAGCAGCTATTGAGCTTAAAAGATATCCTTCAACTTTCTGAAACCGCATTAGCCAATGCCAGCATGGGAATAGAAGAAGTTTTGCGCTTGCAGGAAGAGCGTTTACTCTATGAGAAACAACGAGCCAAAACTCTCGCGGATCTTCAAAAAACTGATGAAACTTTAATCTACTTAACTTCAAACTCAGACTTATGA
- a CDS encoding efflux RND transporter periplasmic adaptor subunit, producing the protein MNTKFKTYLIAGLVLVLGIFIGSSLFSSEENMEDHNHTAETESSVWTCSMHPQIRNGEPGDCPICGMDLIPANTLEETVDPDAIRMTKSARTLAKIETTLVSDGKNTSSTLELSGQLDINEKSKTSLTANFDGRIEQLNINFEGETVQNNQVVAELYSSTIQVLKDEYALAKRTDNESLMQSVVQKIENLELSLQDIQNKSKLATISLRAQQTGNVTQLMVAQGDQVKAGQALMEITDLSTLWAMFDVYEQDLNLIKVGDEMSMNIGGATVTGKVDFISPIFNTEERSAKVRVVVQNPNLRWKPGIFVTGVVSSDASNTKSETPLYVPKSSVLWTGKRSIVYKQLENENGVYFKLTTVDIGKTSGDTIEILSGLQVGDEVVTQGAFSIDSEAQLADKTSMMDPKTEISQPKFSVEEEKNLNPKAITQLLSDYRQLKVALASDNFEDAKTNYKKLVVSFSKLRLRKLQNTDKIRSIDELREEFLALSEDIIAIAKTSNPTDQLLYVQLCPMANNSKGASWLSFTKEIKNPYYGASMLTCGSTIDSIQ; encoded by the coding sequence ATGAACACTAAATTTAAAACGTACTTAATCGCTGGACTGGTTTTAGTTCTTGGTATTTTTATTGGGTCTAGCCTGTTTTCTTCTGAAGAGAATATGGAGGATCATAATCATACCGCAGAAACAGAATCTTCAGTGTGGACTTGCTCTATGCACCCTCAAATCCGCAACGGCGAACCAGGCGATTGCCCTATCTGTGGGATGGACTTGATTCCTGCCAATACCTTAGAGGAAACGGTAGATCCAGATGCTATCCGAATGACTAAGTCTGCAAGGACTCTGGCTAAAATAGAAACGACTCTAGTTAGCGATGGAAAAAACACCTCCTCAACCTTAGAGCTTTCTGGTCAACTAGACATCAATGAAAAAAGCAAAACGAGTTTAACCGCAAATTTCGATGGTCGAATTGAGCAGCTAAACATTAATTTTGAAGGGGAAACCGTTCAAAATAACCAAGTAGTTGCTGAATTGTATTCTTCCACTATTCAAGTTTTAAAAGATGAATACGCTTTAGCGAAACGCACGGATAACGAAAGCTTAATGCAAAGTGTAGTTCAAAAAATCGAGAATCTAGAACTGAGTTTGCAAGATATTCAAAACAAGTCTAAGTTAGCAACAATATCTTTAAGAGCTCAGCAAACAGGTAATGTTACACAACTAATGGTAGCTCAGGGCGACCAAGTGAAAGCTGGACAAGCACTTATGGAAATCACAGATTTGTCCACGCTTTGGGCGATGTTTGATGTTTATGAGCAAGACCTAAACCTCATTAAAGTTGGTGATGAAATGAGCATGAATATAGGAGGAGCAACTGTGACTGGTAAAGTGGATTTTATTTCACCTATTTTCAATACAGAAGAGCGATCTGCCAAAGTAAGGGTTGTGGTCCAAAATCCTAATTTGAGATGGAAGCCTGGCATTTTTGTCACAGGAGTAGTTAGTTCTGACGCTTCAAACACAAAAAGCGAAACCCCTCTATATGTTCCCAAATCTTCAGTGCTTTGGACAGGTAAGCGCTCTATAGTTTACAAGCAATTGGAAAACGAAAACGGTGTTTACTTCAAATTAACGACAGTTGACATAGGAAAAACCTCAGGAGACACTATTGAAATTTTATCAGGATTGCAAGTAGGAGATGAGGTGGTTACTCAAGGGGCTTTTAGTATTGATTCTGAAGCACAGCTTGCCGATAAGACTAGCATGATGGACCCAAAAACAGAAATCTCACAACCAAAGTTCTCTGTTGAAGAGGAGAAAAACCTAAATCCAAAAGCGATTACTCAGCTTCTATCCGATTATAGGCAACTTAAAGTTGCTTTAGCTTCAGATAATTTTGAAGATGCCAAAACCAATTATAAAAAATTGGTGGTTTCCTTTTCTAAACTGAGGTTGAGAAAGCTTCAAAATACAGATAAAATTAGGTCGATAGACGAACTAAGAGAGGAGTTCCTAGCCCTTTCAGAAGATATCATTGCGATAGCAAAAACTTCAAACCCAACTGATCAGTTGCTTTATGTACAACTTTGCCCTATGGCTAATAATAGTAAAGGAGCGTCTTGGTTAAGCTTTACCAAAGAGATTAAAAACCCCTATTATGGAGCCTCTATGTTGACCTGTGGAAGCACTATAGACTCGATACAATGA
- a CDS encoding ABC transporter ATP-binding protein, whose protein sequence is MLNVRNLQVNFGDERVIKNINFQLQPNEILGIVGESGSGKSVSTLSILGLLGPKAQVEGEILFQDRDLTKCTEQQFQSIRGNDISMIFQEPMSSLNPSMTCGKQVAEVLIRHKRLSKSKAKREVLSLFEKVKLPRINDIFESYPHQISGGQKQRVMIAMAIACIPILLIADEPTTALYVTVQKEILTLLKSLQQETQMGILFISHDLALVSELADRVAVMYQGEIVEQNDVVSIFKNPQHLYTKALLASKPSTRERLKSLPTVKDYMQDIPNSKIETLEERQQRHEKIYSKPPLLEVKKVSKIFFSNSGWFSKTEKIQAVDRVSFRIYQGETLGLVGESGCGKSTLGNAILRLDDPTEGEILYQGQPITHLKGEALRQLRKDIQLIFQDPFSSLNPRLSIGKAIMEPMKVHGLYGNAESRKQKTIELLERVGLSEAHFNRYPHEFSGGQRQRIGIARTIAVQPKLIICDESVSALDISVQAQVLNLLNELKTDFGFTYIFISHDLAVVKYMADQLLVMHQGKIVEQGDADMVYANPQKDYTKHLINAIPKGI, encoded by the coding sequence ATGCTAAATGTAAGAAACCTTCAAGTCAACTTTGGTGATGAAAGAGTGATCAAAAACATCAACTTTCAGTTGCAACCCAACGAGATTTTAGGTATTGTAGGCGAGTCCGGCTCCGGGAAATCAGTTTCTACCTTGTCTATTTTAGGTTTATTAGGGCCTAAAGCTCAGGTTGAGGGTGAGATTCTATTTCAAGACAGAGACTTAACCAAATGTACAGAGCAGCAATTCCAGAGTATTCGAGGAAATGATATTTCAATGATTTTCCAGGAACCTATGAGTTCGTTAAACCCTTCTATGACGTGTGGGAAACAAGTTGCAGAAGTTTTAATTCGGCATAAAAGGCTGTCTAAATCCAAGGCAAAACGAGAGGTTTTAAGCCTTTTTGAAAAGGTAAAACTACCCCGAATCAATGATATTTTTGAGAGTTATCCTCACCAAATAAGTGGAGGTCAAAAGCAAAGAGTTATGATTGCTATGGCCATTGCCTGCATTCCAATACTATTAATCGCAGACGAGCCTACAACTGCTCTATACGTTACTGTCCAAAAGGAGATTTTAACCTTGTTGAAATCTCTCCAGCAAGAAACTCAAATGGGTATTCTCTTTATTTCTCATGATCTGGCTTTAGTTTCAGAACTAGCAGATCGGGTTGCAGTTATGTATCAGGGAGAAATCGTAGAGCAGAACGATGTGGTTTCTATTTTCAAAAATCCCCAACATTTATATACCAAGGCGCTTTTGGCCTCAAAACCATCTACCCGTGAACGGCTCAAGTCTTTACCAACAGTTAAGGACTATATGCAGGATATTCCAAATTCTAAAATAGAAACTTTAGAAGAGAGACAACAAAGGCATGAAAAGATCTATTCAAAACCACCATTACTAGAAGTTAAGAAGGTGAGTAAGATCTTTTTTTCCAACTCGGGTTGGTTTTCAAAAACCGAAAAAATACAGGCTGTCGATAGGGTAAGTTTTAGAATTTATCAGGGAGAAACCTTGGGGCTTGTTGGTGAATCTGGTTGTGGAAAATCAACTTTAGGCAATGCTATTCTTAGGCTTGATGATCCTACCGAAGGTGAAATTTTATACCAAGGTCAACCTATTACACACCTAAAAGGCGAAGCCTTAAGGCAACTGAGAAAAGATATTCAACTTATTTTTCAAGATCCATTTTCTAGCTTAAACCCAAGACTTTCGATTGGCAAAGCCATTATGGAACCTATGAAAGTCCACGGATTATATGGTAATGCTGAATCTAGAAAACAAAAAACAATTGAACTTCTGGAACGTGTAGGCTTGTCTGAAGCTCACTTTAACAGGTATCCGCATGAATTTAGCGGTGGGCAGCGACAACGGATTGGAATTGCCAGGACCATTGCCGTGCAACCTAAACTCATCATTTGCGATGAGTCGGTCTCTGCTTTAGACATTTCTGTCCAAGCGCAGGTATTAAACCTCCTCAACGAATTAAAAACAGATTTTGGATTTACCTATATTTTCATTTCTCATGATTTGGCGGTGGTCAAGTACATGGCAGATCAACTTTTGGTCATGCACCAAGGCAAAATTGTGGAGCAAGGCGACGCAGATATGGTCTATGCTAACCCTCAAAAGGACTACACCAAACATCTCATTAATGCCATTCCTAAAGGAATTTAA
- a CDS encoding 3'-5' exonuclease translates to MLDKLNLEHILFLDIETVPEHSDFEDLSPTKQKLFTDKTEYQRKEDYSPKEYYERAGIWAEFGKIVCISVGYFNFKGNERKFRTTSFYGEETDLLKRFKLLVENYFSLPHHLMCGHNAKEFDFPYIARRMLIRGIALPSQLQFFGKKPWEIPHLDTLELWKFGDYKHYTSLKLLTELFNIPSPKDDIDGSQVRDVFYKEKDLDRIVTYCEKDVIAVAQLILKLRQEELLEDHELISV, encoded by the coding sequence ATGTTAGACAAACTCAACTTAGAACATATTTTGTTTTTGGATATTGAAACTGTTCCAGAACACTCAGATTTCGAAGACTTATCTCCAACTAAGCAGAAGCTTTTTACAGACAAAACGGAATACCAAAGAAAGGAGGACTATTCTCCCAAAGAGTATTACGAGCGAGCTGGTATCTGGGCTGAGTTTGGTAAGATCGTATGTATCTCTGTAGGTTATTTTAATTTTAAAGGTAATGAGCGTAAATTTAGAACCACGAGTTTTTATGGTGAAGAGACCGATTTATTAAAGCGTTTCAAACTACTTGTTGAAAACTATTTCAGCCTTCCTCATCACCTGATGTGTGGGCATAATGCTAAGGAATTTGATTTTCCGTATATCGCTAGAAGAATGCTTATCCGAGGCATTGCTTTACCAAGTCAACTTCAGTTTTTTGGTAAAAAGCCTTGGGAAATTCCTCATTTAGATACTTTAGAATTATGGAAATTTGGAGATTATAAACACTATACCTCCTTAAAATTACTCACAGAACTTTTCAATATTCCTTCTCCAAAAGATGATATTGATGGCAGCCAAGTTAGAGATGTGTTTTATAAGGAAAAAGACTTGGATAGAATTGTGACCTATTGCGAAAAAGACGTTATTGCCGTAGCACAATTAATTTTGAAGCTTCGCCAAGAAGAACTCTTGGAAGATCATGAACTGATTTCTGTGTAA